From the Bremerella sp. JC817 genome, the window TCTACCGCCGTGCGAAAACGGATGTCACTGCGTTGCCACGAGCCGACTTGCGTTGGCTTTGCTGGGAAGTGGCTGCTTTGTGGCACATATCCTGGGGCTTCCGGCCGCGTTTGGTGCCTTTTGGGCCGGTCTGATACTGGGAGGAAAAAGCTTCACCCAGCAGGTCGATGCCCTGACACATACATTACGCGAAAGTTTTTCGGCGGTCGTCTGACGACAAGCAGAAGGCCGGTGCGCGATTTGGCTGTCATCTCGCTGGGGGCCCTGCTCGATATTGAAGCCTTGCTTCATGATCCGCTGCTGGTGCTGATTGGCTTTCCGTTGGTCGTGCTGGTGAAGACACTTGGTGCCATGATAAATCGTCAGGTCCATCGTTTCGCTGAGGAAATGAACCGAGCCGTCCCCCAGCAGGAACAAGCATCCGCCTGGATGAAAGCTGCCGAACGTGCGCTGATGCAAACCTTGACCTAGCCCGCCAGGCACGCTGTAGGA encodes:
- a CDS encoding H-X9-DG-CTERM domain-containing protein, whose protein sequence is MPGGLGQGLHQRTFGSFHPGGCLFLLGDGSVHFLSETMDLTIYHGTKCLHQHDQRKANQHQQRIMKQGFNIEQGPQRDDSQIAHRPSACRQTTAEKLSRNVCVRASTCWVKLFPPSIRPAQKAPNAAGSPRICATKQPLPSKANASRLVATQ